The Oenanthe melanoleuca isolate GR-GAL-2019-014 chromosome 1A, OMel1.0, whole genome shotgun sequence genome contains a region encoding:
- the STRAP gene encoding serine-threonine kinase receptor-associated protein: MAMRQTPLTCSGHTRPVVDLAFSGVTPYGYFLISACKDGKPMLRQGDTGDWIGTFLGHKGAVWGATLNTDATKAATAAADFTAKVWDAVSGDELITLAHKHIVKSVDFTQDSNYLLTGGQDKLLRIYDLSKPEAEPDVVSGHTSGIKKALWSSDDKQILSADDKTVRLWDRSTMTEVKSLNVAMSVSSMEYVPEGQILVITYGKTIAFHSAETLEQIKSFEAPATINSASLHPAKECLVAGGEDFKLYKYDYNTGEELESYKGHFGPIHCVRFSPDGELYASGSEDGTLRLWQTTVGKTYGLWKCVVPEEENAEAAKARTTLPGTAEEEIVAEEIASENSDTVYSSTPEVKA, translated from the exons atggccATGAGGCAGACCCCGCTCACCTGCTCCGGCCACACGCGGCCCGTGGTGGACCTGGCCTTCAGCGGCGTCACCCCCTACGGGTATTTCCTCATCAGCGCCTGCAAGG ATGGCAAGCCTATGCTGCGCCAGGGGGACACAGGAGACTGGATTGGCACGTTTCTGGGCCATAAAGGTGCTGTTTGGGGTGCCACCCTCAACACAGATGCCACCAAagcagctacagcagcagcagattttaCAGC CAAAGTGTGGGATGCTGTGTCAGGCGATGAACTGATCACACTGGCTCACAAACACATTGTCAAAAGTGTGGATTTCACACAG GATAGCAATTATCTGTTAACAGGTGGACAAGATAAGCTCTTGCGTATCTATGACTTGAGCAAGCCAGAAGCAG AACCTGATGTTGTCAGTGGACATACTTCTGGCATTAAAAAGGCTTTATGGAGCAGTGATGACAAACAGATTCTTTCAGCTGACGACAAAACTGTCCG CCTCTGGGACCGGAGTACCATGACTGAGGTGAAGTCACTAAATGTGGCAATGTCAGTGAGCAGCATGGAGTATGTTCCAGAAGGACAGATACTGGTCATAACCTATGGGAAGACTATTGCTTTTCATAGTGCAGAAAC TCTAGAGCAGATTAAATCATTTGAAGCCCCTGCTACAATCAATTCTGCATCACTTCACCCTGCGAAAGAATGTTTGGTTGCAGGTGGTGAAGATTTTAAACTCTATAAATATGACTATAATACAGGAGAAGAATTAG AATCTTACAAAGGGCACTTTGGCCCCATTCACTGCGTGCGGTTCAGCCCCGACGGAGAGTTGTATGCAAGTGGCTCTGAGGATGGCACACTAAGGCTGTGGCAGACAACAGTAGGCAAAACCTATGGCCTTTGGAAGTGTGTAGTTCCTG AAGAGGAGaatgcagaagcagcaaaagcaaGGACTACCCTTCCAGGAACTGCAGAGGAGGAAATAG TTGCAGAAGAGATT